The following are from one region of the Pectobacterium actinidiae genome:
- the cutA gene encoding divalent cation tolerance protein CutA, translated as MSDRPLCDAVVILCTAPDDACAQRLANSLLETRLAACVTLLPGARSLYYWEGKLEQQSEVQMLIKSDTSHQQALLTHLKQQHPYDTPELLVLPVSGGDSDYLTWLNASLR; from the coding sequence ATGTCTGACCGCCCGCTTTGCGACGCTGTCGTCATACTATGTACCGCCCCTGACGACGCCTGCGCACAACGGCTTGCCAATTCGCTGCTGGAAACGCGGCTTGCCGCCTGCGTCACCCTGCTGCCCGGCGCACGTTCGCTCTACTACTGGGAAGGCAAGCTCGAACAGCAATCAGAAGTACAAATGCTGATAAAAAGCGACACCTCACATCAGCAAGCGCTGCTGACTCACCTGAAACAACAACACCCTTACGATACGCCGGAGCTGTTAGTCCTGCCGGTATCCGGGGGCGATAGCGATTATCTGACATGGCTCAACGCATCTTTACGCTGA
- a CDS encoding anaerobic C4-dicarboxylate transporter, with the protein MLGLELLIVLLAIYLGARLGGIGIGFAGGLGVLVLTLGFQIKPGVIPFDVIEIIMAVIAAIAAMQVAGGMDYLVSLAEKLLRKHPKYVTFLAPLVTYFMTILAGTGHTAFSTLPVIAEVAKEQGIRPSRPLSIAVVASQIAITASPISAAVVFVAGILEPHGVSYLLLLGICIPTTLAAILLTAIVTNFLGKELKDDPIYQERLKKGETTLRGNSQHEIKPGAKLSVMLFLIGIVAVVLYATAISGTVGLIQNPVLPRNEAIVVFMLTIATLICLTCKIDTARILSASTFKSGMSACICVMGVAWLGDTFVKAHISDIQDTAGALLQSYPWMLAVVLFFAATLLYSQAATAKALMPAALLLGVSPVTAVASFAAVSALFVLPTYPTLLAAVEMDDTGSTRIGKFVFNHSFLIPGVMAITLSVIFGFILGSILI; encoded by the coding sequence ATGCTTGGTCTTGAGTTACTGATCGTTCTGCTCGCCATCTATTTGGGGGCACGACTGGGAGGCATCGGCATTGGTTTCGCCGGTGGTCTGGGAGTGCTTGTTCTTACGCTGGGGTTTCAGATAAAGCCCGGCGTTATCCCTTTTGATGTCATTGAAATTATCATGGCCGTTATCGCCGCCATCGCCGCCATGCAGGTGGCGGGCGGAATGGATTATCTGGTCAGTCTGGCGGAAAAACTGCTGCGTAAGCACCCGAAATACGTCACCTTTCTCGCACCGCTGGTCACCTACTTCATGACGATTCTGGCCGGAACCGGACACACCGCGTTCTCCACCCTGCCGGTGATCGCCGAAGTCGCCAAAGAGCAGGGGATTCGCCCTTCCCGCCCGCTTTCTATCGCCGTTGTCGCGTCGCAAATCGCGATTACCGCCTCGCCGATCTCGGCGGCGGTGGTGTTTGTCGCTGGTATTCTTGAGCCACATGGGGTCAGCTACCTGTTGCTGTTAGGGATTTGTATTCCTACCACGCTGGCAGCGATCCTGTTGACGGCGATTGTGACCAATTTCCTGGGTAAAGAGCTGAAAGACGATCCGATTTATCAGGAACGTCTGAAAAAAGGCGAAACCACGCTGCGCGGAAATAGCCAACATGAGATCAAACCGGGTGCCAAGCTTTCCGTGATGTTGTTTCTGATCGGCATCGTCGCGGTGGTTCTGTATGCCACGGCAATCAGCGGCACCGTTGGGCTGATTCAGAATCCGGTTCTGCCACGCAACGAAGCGATTGTGGTCTTTATGCTGACGATCGCCACGCTAATTTGCCTTACCTGCAAAATCGACACCGCGCGCATCCTCTCCGCCAGCACGTTTAAATCCGGCATGAGCGCCTGTATCTGCGTGATGGGCGTGGCCTGGCTGGGCGATACCTTTGTTAAAGCGCATATTTCCGATATTCAAGATACCGCTGGCGCGCTGCTGCAAAGCTACCCGTGGATGCTGGCCGTCGTGCTGTTCTTCGCCGCGACGCTGCTTTACTCTCAGGCGGCAACGGCAAAAGCGCTGATGCCTGCTGCGCTGCTGCTGGGCGTGTCTCCGGTCACGGCCGTGGCGTCTTTTGCTGCCGTTTCCGCCCTGTTCGTTCTGCCTACCTACCCGACTCTGCTGGCGGCGGTGGAGATGGACGACACCGGCTCAACGCGCATCGGCAAGTTTGTGTTTAACCACTCCTTCCTGATTCCCGGCGTGATGGCGATTACGCTGTCGGTGATATTTGGCTTTATCCTCGGTAGCATCCTGATCTAA
- the aspA gene encoding aspartate ammonia-lyase gives MSENIRIEEDLLGTREVPADAYYGVHTLRAVENFYISTTKISDIPEFVRGMVMVKKAAALANRELQTIPKKIADVIIRACDEVLNNGKCMDQFPVDVYQGGAGTSVNMNTNEVLANIGLELMGYQKGEYQYLNPNDHLNKCQSTNDAYPTGFRIAVYAAILKLTEAIAKLSEGFERKAKEFEDVLKMGRTQLQDAVPMTLGQEFHAFNVLLQEEIKNLLRTAELLLEVNLGATAIGTRLNTPDGYQQLAVQRLAEVSGLPCVPAEDLIEATSDCGAYVMVHSSLKRLAVKLSKICNDLRLLSSGPRAGLNEINLPELQAGSSIMPAKVNPVVPEVVNQVCFKVIGNDTCVTMASEAGQLQLNVMEPVIGQAMFESTHILTNACYNLLEKCVNGITANKSVCEAYVFNSIGIVTYLNPFIGHHNGDIVGRICAETGKSVREVVLERGLLTEAELDDIFSIQNLMHPAYKAKRYTDENELP, from the coding sequence ATGTCAGAAAACATCCGTATTGAAGAAGACCTGTTAGGCACCCGAGAAGTTCCCGCAGACGCGTATTATGGCGTTCATACGCTGCGCGCCGTCGAAAATTTCTATATCAGCACGACTAAAATCAGCGACATCCCCGAATTCGTGCGCGGTATGGTGATGGTGAAGAAAGCCGCGGCGCTGGCGAACAGAGAGCTGCAAACTATCCCGAAAAAAATCGCCGACGTCATTATCCGCGCCTGCGATGAAGTGCTGAATAACGGCAAATGCATGGATCAGTTTCCAGTAGATGTCTATCAGGGGGGCGCTGGCACGTCGGTTAACATGAATACCAACGAAGTATTAGCCAATATTGGTCTGGAGTTGATGGGCTACCAGAAAGGCGAATACCAGTATCTGAACCCCAACGATCACCTGAATAAGTGCCAATCCACCAATGATGCCTACCCTACCGGATTTCGTATCGCGGTTTATGCAGCCATACTGAAATTGACAGAGGCAATCGCGAAGTTGAGTGAGGGTTTCGAGCGTAAAGCCAAAGAGTTTGAAGACGTGCTGAAGATGGGGCGCACCCAGTTGCAGGACGCGGTGCCGATGACGCTCGGTCAGGAATTTCATGCGTTCAACGTCCTGTTGCAGGAGGAAATCAAAAACCTGCTGCGCACGGCGGAACTGCTGCTTGAAGTCAATCTGGGTGCGACCGCAATCGGTACGCGTCTGAACACGCCGGACGGCTATCAGCAACTGGCGGTGCAGCGTCTGGCGGAAGTCAGCGGCCTGCCGTGTGTGCCAGCAGAAGATTTGATCGAAGCGACGTCAGACTGCGGTGCCTATGTGATGGTACACAGTTCGCTGAAGCGTTTGGCCGTGAAGCTGTCGAAGATCTGTAATGACCTGCGTCTGCTTTCTTCCGGCCCGCGTGCTGGCCTGAATGAAATCAACCTGCCCGAGTTGCAGGCAGGTTCCTCGATCATGCCCGCCAAGGTTAACCCAGTGGTGCCGGAAGTCGTCAATCAGGTATGTTTCAAAGTCATCGGTAACGACACCTGCGTCACGATGGCGTCAGAGGCTGGGCAATTACAGTTAAACGTGATGGAACCAGTCATTGGTCAGGCGATGTTTGAATCGACCCACATTCTGACCAATGCCTGCTACAACCTGCTGGAGAAATGCGTCAATGGTATCACGGCCAATAAGAGCGTGTGCGAAGCCTACGTTTTCAACTCCATCGGAATTGTGACGTACCTGAACCCGTTTATCGGCCACCACAATGGCGATATCGTCGGCAGGATCTGCGCCGAAACGGGGAAAAGCGTGCGTGAAGTAGTACTGGAGCGCGGCCTGCTAACGGAAGCCGAGCTGGATGACATTTTCTCCATCCAGAACCTGATGCATCCGGCGTACAAAGCCAAACGCTACACCGATGAAAACGAGCTTCCCTAA
- a CDS encoding FxsA family protein has product MRWLPLLLIFLLAYIEISLFIQVAEVLGVAMTLLLVVFTSCVGVSLVRNQGMKTLVQMQQKMAAGESPAAEMVKSVSLVLAGFLLLIPGFLTDFLGLLLLLPPVQKRLTLKLMPHLHVWRSGSGPGASSSGGNTFEGEYQRKDGGRGNIEHRDDRDDH; this is encoded by the coding sequence GTGCGCTGGTTACCGTTATTACTTATTTTTCTTTTAGCTTACATCGAGATATCGCTGTTTATTCAGGTGGCTGAAGTCCTGGGCGTCGCGATGACCCTGCTGCTGGTCGTCTTCACGTCCTGTGTGGGCGTCTCGCTGGTGCGTAACCAGGGGATGAAAACGCTGGTACAGATGCAGCAGAAAATGGCGGCGGGTGAAAGCCCAGCGGCCGAGATGGTAAAAAGTGTTTCGCTGGTGCTGGCGGGCTTCCTGCTCCTGATTCCGGGCTTCCTGACTGACTTTCTGGGGCTGCTGTTACTGCTACCGCCGGTGCAGAAAAGGCTGACGCTTAAACTGATGCCTCACCTCCATGTCTGGCGTTCTGGTTCTGGCCCAGGCGCGTCGTCTTCCGGCGGTAACACCTTTGAAGGTGAATACCAGCGCAAGGATGGCGGGCGCGGAAATATTGAACACCGTGACGATCGTGACGACCATTAA
- a CDS encoding co-chaperone GroES → MNIRPLHDRVIVKRKEVESKSAGGIVLTGSAAGKSTRGEVLAVGHGRILENGEVKPLDVKVGDIVIFNDGYGVKAEKIDNEEVLIMSESDILAIVEA, encoded by the coding sequence ATGAATATTCGTCCATTGCATGACCGCGTGATCGTCAAGCGCAAAGAAGTTGAGTCAAAATCTGCTGGCGGCATCGTACTGACTGGTTCCGCTGCTGGTAAATCTACCCGCGGTGAAGTTCTGGCCGTAGGTCATGGACGTATCCTGGAAAATGGCGAAGTGAAGCCGCTGGATGTGAAAGTTGGCGACATCGTTATTTTCAATGATGGCTATGGCGTGAAAGCAGAGAAGATTGATAACGAAGAAGTGTTGATCATGTCTGAAAGCGACATTCTGGCAATTGTTGAAGCGTAA
- the groL gene encoding chaperonin GroEL (60 kDa chaperone family; promotes refolding of misfolded polypeptides especially under stressful conditions; forms two stacked rings of heptamers to form a barrel-shaped 14mer; ends can be capped by GroES; misfolded proteins enter the barrel where they are refolded when GroES binds) has product MAAKDVKFGNDARVKMLRGVNVLADAVKVTLGPKGRNVVLDKSFGAPTITKDGVSVAREIELEDKFENMGAQMVKEVASKANDAAGDGTTTATVLAQAIITEGLKAVAAGMNPMDLKRGIDKAVVAAVEELKALSVPCSDSKAIAQVGTISANSDETVGKMIAEAMDKVGKEGVITVEEGTGLQDELDVVEGMQFDRGYLSPYFINKPETGAVELESPFILLADKKISNIREMLPVLEAVAKAGKPLVIVAEDVEGEALATLVVNTMRGIVKVAAVKAPGFGDRRKAMLQDIATLTGGTVISEEIGLELEKATLEDLGQAKRVVINKDTTTIIDGTGEEAAIQGRVAQIRQQVEEATSDYDKEKLQERVAKLAGGVAVIKVGAATEVEMKEKKARVEDALAATRAAVEEGVVAGGGVALVRVAAKLASLTAQNEDQNVGIKVALRAMEAPLRQIVSNAGEEPSVVANSVKAGEGNYGYNAATEEYGNMIDFGILDPTKVTRSALQFAASVAGLMITTECMVTDLPKSDAPDLGGAGGMGGMGGMGGMM; this is encoded by the coding sequence ATGGCAGCTAAAGACGTAAAATTCGGTAATGACGCACGCGTAAAAATGCTGCGCGGCGTAAATGTACTGGCTGATGCAGTGAAGGTTACCCTGGGCCCGAAAGGCCGTAACGTTGTGTTGGATAAATCCTTCGGTGCACCGACCATTACTAAAGACGGCGTATCTGTTGCGCGTGAAATCGAGCTGGAAGACAAGTTCGAGAACATGGGCGCGCAGATGGTGAAAGAAGTTGCCTCTAAAGCGAATGACGCAGCAGGCGACGGCACCACGACCGCAACCGTATTGGCGCAGGCTATCATCACTGAAGGCCTGAAAGCTGTTGCAGCGGGCATGAACCCGATGGATCTGAAGCGCGGTATCGATAAAGCCGTTGTTGCCGCTGTTGAAGAGCTGAAAGCCCTCTCTGTACCGTGCTCTGACTCTAAAGCGATTGCTCAAGTTGGTACCATCTCTGCTAACTCCGACGAAACCGTAGGCAAAATGATTGCCGAAGCCATGGACAAAGTCGGTAAAGAAGGTGTTATCACCGTTGAAGAAGGTACTGGTCTGCAAGACGAGCTGGACGTGGTTGAAGGTATGCAGTTCGACCGTGGCTACCTGTCTCCGTACTTCATCAACAAGCCGGAAACTGGTGCTGTAGAACTGGAAAGCCCGTTCATCCTGCTGGCTGACAAAAAAATCTCTAACATCCGCGAAATGCTGCCAGTACTGGAAGCCGTAGCGAAAGCCGGCAAACCACTGGTTATCGTTGCTGAGGATGTTGAAGGCGAAGCGCTGGCAACGCTGGTGGTTAACACCATGCGCGGTATCGTGAAAGTTGCTGCGGTGAAAGCACCGGGCTTCGGCGACCGTCGTAAAGCCATGCTGCAAGACATCGCGACGCTGACTGGTGGTACCGTTATCTCTGAAGAGATCGGTCTGGAGCTGGAAAAAGCGACGCTGGAAGATCTGGGTCAGGCAAAACGCGTTGTGATCAACAAAGACACCACCACCATCATCGATGGTACGGGTGAAGAAGCTGCGATCCAGGGCCGTGTTGCTCAGATCCGTCAGCAGGTTGAAGAAGCAACGTCTGATTACGACAAAGAAAAACTGCAAGAGCGTGTGGCTAAACTGGCCGGCGGCGTAGCCGTTATCAAAGTTGGCGCAGCAACTGAAGTTGAAATGAAAGAGAAGAAAGCACGCGTTGAAGATGCCCTGGCTGCGACTCGCGCCGCGGTAGAAGAAGGCGTGGTTGCTGGTGGTGGTGTGGCGCTGGTTCGCGTTGCCGCTAAACTGGCTTCTCTGACTGCTCAAAACGAAGATCAGAACGTGGGTATCAAAGTTGCGCTGCGCGCGATGGAAGCGCCACTGCGTCAGATCGTTTCCAACGCTGGCGAAGAGCCATCTGTGGTTGCGAACAGCGTTAAAGCAGGCGAAGGTAACTACGGTTACAACGCCGCAACTGAAGAATACGGCAACATGATCGACTTCGGTATCCTGGATCCAACCAAAGTAACCCGTTCTGCATTGCAGTTCGCGGCTTCCGTTGCTGGTCTGATGATCACTACCGAATGTATGGTTACCGACCTGCCGAAAAGTGATGCACCTGACTTAGGTGGCGCTGGTGGTATGGGCGGCATGGGTGGTATGGGCGGCATGATGTAA
- the ubiC gene encoding chorismate lyase, with product MSDDASTLLRTISWFTEPPSVLPEHIGDWLMEAGSMTQRLEKYCAQLKVTLCREGFITPQALGEECEQLPYSERYWLREVVLYGDDRPWLFGRTLVPQQTLDGTDSALTKIGTQPLGRYLFEQKSLTRDYIHTGCCEGLWARRSRLCLSGHPLLLTELFLPESPIYFTR from the coding sequence ATGTCTGACGATGCGTCTACGCTTCTGCGCACCATTTCCTGGTTTACTGAGCCCCCTTCGGTATTACCTGAGCACATTGGTGACTGGCTGATGGAAGCCGGCTCGATGACGCAGCGGCTTGAAAAATATTGTGCCCAACTCAAGGTCACACTTTGTCGTGAGGGATTCATTACGCCACAGGCTCTGGGCGAAGAGTGCGAACAGTTGCCATATAGTGAGCGTTACTGGCTGCGTGAAGTGGTGTTGTATGGTGACGATCGCCCCTGGCTGTTCGGCCGTACCCTTGTTCCACAACAAACGCTCGACGGCACCGATTCAGCCCTGACAAAAATAGGCACGCAGCCGTTAGGCCGTTATCTATTTGAGCAAAAATCGCTGACGCGTGACTACATTCATACCGGATGCTGCGAAGGCCTATGGGCGCGGCGTTCTCGCCTGTGTCTTTCAGGTCATCCGTTATTGTTGACTGAGCTTTTCTTACCGGAATCACCGATTTATTTCACCCGGTGA
- the ubiA gene encoding 4-hydroxybenzoate octaprenyltransferase, whose translation MERSVTAGKWLAYCRLMRIDKPIGSLLLLWPTLWALWLAGGGAPAPWTLFVFVAGVFLMRAAGCVINDYADRHFDGHVKRTASRPLPSGEVSERAAKVLFVMLVLLAFGLVLTLNKMTIWLSVAGLVLAWVYPFMKRVSHLPQFVLGAAFGWSIPMAYAAVSESLPASCWMMFLAYICWTVAYDTQYAMVDRDDDLKIGVKSTAILFGRFDNLIIGLLQFGMLALLLVLGIITGLGMPYYISLLVAAGMFVYQQVLTSERERDACFKAFHNNKYAGMAIFIGVLFGL comes from the coding sequence TTGGAAAGAAGTGTTACAGCAGGGAAATGGCTGGCTTATTGTCGCTTGATGCGGATTGATAAACCGATAGGTTCTCTGTTGCTGCTGTGGCCAACGCTATGGGCGCTGTGGCTGGCGGGCGGGGGAGCGCCTGCTCCGTGGACGCTGTTTGTCTTTGTCGCTGGCGTTTTCTTAATGCGTGCGGCTGGCTGCGTCATCAATGATTATGCCGATCGTCATTTTGACGGTCATGTAAAACGTACCGCTTCTCGCCCCTTACCCAGCGGTGAGGTGAGCGAGCGAGCGGCCAAAGTGCTGTTTGTCATGCTGGTCTTGCTGGCGTTTGGTCTGGTGCTGACGCTGAATAAGATGACGATCTGGCTGTCCGTTGCGGGGCTAGTTCTGGCATGGGTCTATCCGTTTATGAAACGGGTCAGCCATCTTCCTCAGTTTGTGCTGGGCGCGGCGTTTGGCTGGTCAATTCCGATGGCTTATGCGGCGGTGAGTGAAAGCCTGCCAGCGAGCTGCTGGATGATGTTTTTAGCGTATATTTGCTGGACGGTCGCCTACGATACCCAATATGCGATGGTGGATCGTGATGATGACCTTAAGATCGGCGTGAAATCCACGGCGATACTATTTGGTCGTTTTGACAATCTTATCATCGGGTTATTGCAGTTTGGTATGCTGGCGCTGCTACTGGTTTTGGGTATCATTACCGGATTAGGAATGCCGTACTATATTTCGCTATTGGTGGCTGCGGGAATGTTCGTTTATCAGCAAGTGCTGACTTCCGAGCGCGAGCGCGATGCCTGTTTTAAGGCATTCCATAATAATAAATATGCGGGTATGGCAATATTTATTGGCGTGCTGTTTGGCTTATAG
- the plsB gene encoding glycerol-3-phosphate 1-O-acyltransferase PlsB, whose product MSGWRKIYYKLLNLPLKLLVKSKVIPADPVVELGLDPSRPILYVLPYNSQADLLTLRAKCLALGLPDPSVSFEFNGVELPSHVFINDGPRVFRYYVPKQKSVKLFHDYLDLHRANPDLDVQMVPVSVMFGRSPGREGHSQAAPHLRLLNGIEKFFAVLWLGRDSFVRFSSPVSLRYMATEHGTDKTIAHKLARVARMHFSRQRLAAVGPRLPVRQELFNKLLDSKAIKKAVDDEARSKKISYEKAQQNAIALMEEIAADFSYEAVRLSDRVLSWTWNRLYQGINVHNAERVRQLAQDGHGIVYVPCHRSHMDYLLLSYVLYHQGLVPPHIAAGINLNFWPAGPIFRRLGAFFIRRTFKGNKLYSTIFREYLGELFARGYSVEYFMEGGRSRTGRLLEPKTGTLAMTIQAMLRGGTRPITLVPIYVGYEHVMEVGTYAKELRGAAKEKEGFMQMVRGLRKLRNLGQGYVNFGEPLPLTTYLNQHVPQWRDAIDPIEAQRPSWLTPTVQDISMDIMVRINNSAAANAMNLCSTALLASRQRSLTREQMHEQLDCYLQLLRQVPYHKDITAPKKTADELLEHALGMNKFEVEKDSIGDIIILPREQAVLMTYYRNNIQHLLVLPSLLASIVIHHRRITLDDVVRQITLIYPLLQAELFLHYSKEQLPDVLETLANELIRQELLCSRDGQLAINPPRIRTLQLLSAGVRETLQRYAITLSLLCANPAINRGTLEKESRNMAQRLSVLHGINAPEFFDKAVFSTLVATLRTEGYITDSAETAQGDIVAIYNILGDLITPEVRLTIESASSSADMEANNQLGIDSQIETNNPAVENAEETKQA is encoded by the coding sequence ATGTCAGGTTGGCGTAAAATTTACTATAAATTATTGAATCTCCCACTGAAATTGCTGGTGAAAAGCAAAGTCATTCCCGCAGATCCCGTGGTCGAGTTGGGGTTAGATCCCTCACGTCCTATACTCTATGTTCTGCCTTATAACTCTCAGGCGGATCTCTTGACGCTACGTGCGAAATGCCTGGCATTGGGGCTACCCGATCCTTCGGTATCGTTCGAATTCAATGGCGTCGAACTTCCTAGCCACGTCTTTATTAATGACGGGCCGCGTGTCTTCCGCTATTACGTTCCCAAGCAGAAATCCGTCAAGCTGTTCCACGACTATCTGGACTTGCATCGTGCCAATCCAGACTTAGACGTACAGATGGTGCCAGTTTCCGTGATGTTTGGGCGTTCTCCGGGTCGGGAAGGCCACTCTCAGGCCGCACCACACCTCCGGTTGCTCAACGGTATCGAGAAATTCTTCGCCGTCCTGTGGCTAGGCCGCGACAGTTTTGTCCGCTTCTCCAGTCCGGTGTCGCTGCGCTATATGGCGACCGAGCACGGCACTGACAAAACCATAGCCCACAAACTGGCGCGTGTCGCACGTATGCATTTCTCCCGCCAGCGTTTGGCGGCAGTTGGACCGCGCTTGCCGGTGCGTCAGGAGCTGTTCAACAAGCTGCTGGATTCCAAAGCGATCAAGAAAGCCGTAGACGATGAGGCGCGCAGTAAGAAGATTTCTTATGAGAAAGCGCAGCAGAATGCGATTGCGCTGATGGAAGAAATCGCCGCCGATTTCTCCTACGAGGCCGTGCGTCTGTCGGATCGCGTATTAAGCTGGACGTGGAACCGCCTTTATCAGGGGATTAACGTCCACAACGCCGAGCGTGTTCGCCAACTGGCACAGGATGGCCACGGTATTGTCTATGTGCCCTGCCACCGCAGCCACATGGATTACCTGCTGCTGTCCTACGTCCTGTACCATCAGGGTTTAGTGCCGCCACACATCGCCGCAGGCATCAACCTTAATTTCTGGCCAGCAGGACCGATCTTCCGCCGTCTTGGCGCATTCTTTATTCGCCGTACCTTCAAAGGCAACAAGCTGTATTCCACGATTTTCCGTGAATATCTGGGTGAGCTGTTTGCTCGCGGTTATTCGGTTGAATACTTCATGGAAGGCGGACGTTCACGCACGGGCCGTCTGTTAGAGCCGAAAACCGGTACGCTGGCGATGACCATTCAGGCCATGCTCAGAGGCGGTACGCGCCCTATCACGCTGGTACCGATTTATGTCGGCTACGAACATGTGATGGAAGTCGGCACCTATGCAAAAGAGCTGCGCGGTGCGGCGAAGGAGAAAGAAGGTTTTATGCAGATGGTGCGCGGTTTGCGCAAACTGCGTAATTTAGGTCAGGGTTATGTGAACTTCGGTGAACCACTCCCTCTGACAACCTATCTTAATCAGCATGTTCCGCAATGGCGTGATGCGATCGATCCCATCGAGGCACAGCGTCCAAGCTGGCTCACGCCGACGGTGCAAGATATCTCTATGGATATCATGGTGCGCATCAATAATTCCGCGGCAGCAAACGCGATGAACCTGTGCTCTACGGCCTTGTTAGCCTCGCGCCAGCGCTCACTGACGCGCGAACAAATGCACGAACAGCTGGATTGCTATCTACAGTTGCTGCGTCAGGTTCCTTATCATAAAGATATTACGGCACCGAAGAAGACAGCGGATGAACTGCTGGAACACGCGCTGGGCATGAACAAGTTTGAAGTCGAGAAGGATAGCATTGGCGATATCATCATTCTGCCACGCGAACAGGCAGTACTGATGACGTACTATCGCAATAATATCCAGCACCTGTTGGTCTTGCCGTCACTGCTTGCCAGCATCGTCATCCATCATCGTCGGATTACGCTTGACGACGTCGTGCGACAAATCACGTTGATCTATCCGCTGCTGCAAGCTGAGCTATTCCTGCACTATTCCAAAGAGCAGTTGCCGGACGTACTGGAAACGTTGGCTAACGAACTGATTCGACAAGAGCTACTGTGCAGTCGTGACGGTCAGTTAGCTATCAATCCGCCACGCATCCGTACACTGCAACTGCTGTCAGCAGGCGTGCGTGAAACGCTGCAACGCTATGCGATCACGTTGTCCTTGCTGTGCGCGAACCCAGCAATCAACCGTGGAACGCTGGAGAAGGAAAGCCGGAACATGGCACAGCGCCTGTCCGTTCTGCACGGAATAAATGCGCCGGAATTCTTTGATAAAGCGGTGTTCTCAACGCTGGTCGCAACCTTACGTACTGAAGGATATATCACCGACAGTGCGGAAACGGCGCAAGGCGATATCGTGGCAATCTACAATATCCTCGGCGATCTGATCACCCCGGAAGTTCGGTTAACGATCGAAAGCGCCAGCTCATCTGCTGACATGGAAGCCAACAATCAGTTGGGGATCGACAGTCAGATAGAAACCAATAATCCGGCAGTAGAAAACGCGGAAGAAACAAAGCAGGCGTAG
- a CDS encoding diacylglycerol kinase produces MNKATGMTRIIKATGYSFKGLKQAWQHEAAFRQETILTLVGVIVACLLPVTLVEKLLLIGSVVLIMLFELANSAIEAVVDRIGLEHHELSGRAKDIGSAAVFVAILLAAVVWGSILWQHFA; encoded by the coding sequence ATGAATAAAGCAACGGGGATGACCCGGATTATTAAGGCGACCGGTTATTCCTTTAAGGGACTGAAGCAGGCGTGGCAGCATGAGGCGGCGTTTCGTCAGGAGACAATTCTGACCCTTGTCGGCGTCATTGTTGCGTGTTTGCTGCCGGTTACGCTGGTCGAAAAACTGCTGCTGATCGGGTCTGTGGTATTGATTATGCTGTTTGAGTTGGCTAACAGCGCCATTGAAGCGGTGGTCGATCGCATTGGACTTGAGCATCATGAATTATCCGGTCGGGCGAAAGATATCGGTTCGGCTGCTGTCTTTGTTGCCATCTTGTTAGCCGCTGTCGTGTGGGGCAGTATCCTCTGGCAACATTTTGCCTGA
- the lexA gene encoding transcriptional repressor LexA, which translates to MKVLTARQQQVYDLIRDHIAQTGMPPTRAEIAQQLGFRSPNAAEEHLKALARKGVIEIVSGASRGIRLLMEEETGIPLVGRVAAGEPLLAQEHIECHYQVDPAMFKPSADFLLRVSGMSMKNIGIMDGDLLAVHKTEDVRNGQIVVARIDDEVTVKRLKKQGNMVHLLAENEEFAPIVVDLRQQSFSIEGLAVGVIRNSDWS; encoded by the coding sequence ATGAAAGTACTAACAGCAAGGCAGCAGCAGGTTTATGACCTGATCCGCGATCATATTGCGCAAACCGGAATGCCGCCAACGCGCGCGGAAATTGCTCAACAACTGGGGTTTCGCTCTCCCAATGCGGCTGAAGAACATCTGAAAGCGCTGGCGCGTAAAGGTGTGATTGAAATTGTATCGGGCGCTTCTCGTGGTATTCGTCTGCTGATGGAAGAAGAGACGGGTATTCCTCTGGTTGGTCGCGTGGCCGCAGGTGAACCGCTGCTGGCGCAGGAACATATCGAATGTCACTATCAGGTTGACCCTGCGATGTTCAAACCCAGCGCTGATTTCTTGCTGCGGGTGAGCGGTATGTCGATGAAAAATATTGGTATTATGGATGGCGATTTACTGGCCGTGCATAAAACAGAAGATGTGCGTAACGGTCAGATTGTCGTCGCGCGTATTGACGATGAAGTGACGGTGAAGCGCTTGAAAAAGCAAGGCAATATGGTGCACCTCCTCGCTGAAAATGAAGAGTTTGCCCCGATTGTTGTCGACCTGCGTCAGCAAAGCTTTTCGATAGAAGGTTTAGCCGTTGGCGTGATTCGTAACAGCGACTGGAGCTAA